From the Spirochaetaceae bacterium genome, the window TAGCGGATGCCGGCGCTCCGGTCCGGGAGCGCGATGCCGTCCGCGGCGGCGGCAGGTCCGGGTGTGATCACCCCGAGCCTGCCCGGCGTGGCGACGTGCGCGGCCGAGTCCGGCGCCGGCCCGGTTGAGCGGACGGTCCCCGCCCCGGCGCCGGTTGCCGGATCCTCGCCCACGTACGGATGCGGCGGATCCGCAACCACGGCTGGCGGTCGCGCGGGGCCGGGCAAGGCGCGGCCATCGTGGCCGCGGAGCGGCAACGATTCCGGCTGGCCTTGCGGCGCCGGCAACGGCGATCGGTGGCCGAACCGAACCACCGCTTGCTGCACGAGTCGCACCACCGCCTGGTGGAGCGGCGCCAGGTTTCGAAATCGGGCCTCCCGTTTCGCGGGATGCACGTTGAAGTCCACGAGATGGGGAGCAATCTCCACGAACAGGCAGGCGACCGGGTGTCTGCCGCCGGGAACGACGGCGCCGTAGCCGTACTCCAGCGCCTGCACCAGCCCGAACTGCTGGATTCGCCGGCGGTTCACGAACACCATGAGCCGCGAGCGGTCGCGGCGCGCCAACTCCGGGCGCGCGCCGATTGCCGCAACCTGAAACTCGGCATAGTCGCGCCGCGCCTCGAACAGGTCATCCGGCATCACCGGGCTGCCGAGCACGTCCGCAACCCGGTCGCGCAGCCCGGCCGAGGTCAGCGTGGTGTCCGCCTCGCCGTCCACGGAGAGGCGTAGCGTCACACCCGGATGAGCGAGCGCCTTCTCCAGCACCATGCGCCGGCACAAGGTGGTTTCGGTGCCGGGCCGGCGCAGGAAGCGGCGCCGGCCCGGCATGTCGGCGAACAACCGGGTTACCTGAACGCGAGTGCCCGGCGCCGCCGCCGCCGCGCTGATGCGCCGCTCGCGGCTGTCGGCAACCAGGCGCGCCGCCGTCGTTGCCGTGCGCGTGCGGGTGACCACGTCGAGGCGTGCGCATGCCGCGATGCTCGCGAGTGCCTCGCCGCGGAATCCGAGGGTGGTGGCATGCAGCAGGTCGTGCTCGTTGCTGATCTTGGAAGTCGCGTGGCGCAGACCGGTCCGTTGCAGTTCGGATCGGGCGATGCCACGGCCATTGTCATGCACGGCGATCTGACCAAGGCCGCCCGAGTCGAGTTGCACGTCGATCTCGCTCGCGCCGGCGTCGAGCGCGTTGTCGATCAGCTCGCGTACGATCGAGAACGGGCGTTCGATTACCTCGCCGGCGGCAATGCGGGCGGCAACGTCGGCGTCGAGCACGCGGATGGCATCGGGTGCATGCGCCTGCCGGCCGCCGCCGGCCGCTACCGCCGGCATCACTTCGGCTCCGTCAAGGCCGGCAGCCCTGCTATACTGGCCGCGAGAAGCTGCATGGTTGTGTCGATGCTGCACTTGACGGTCGATCTCCCCGGCGTGGGTTCACTGAAGGAAAAGCGCCGTGCGATCGGGTCGTTGAAAGAGAGGATTCGCCACAAGTACAGGGTATCGATCGCCGAGGTGGGAGCCAACGACCTGTGGAATGTTGCCGAAATCGGGTGCGCGGTGGTTTCCAATTCGCATACGTTCGGTGAGTCAGTGTTGCACAAAGTGATCGGCTACGCCGAGGAGCACCTGGCCTTCCCGATCCGCAGCGCGCAGGTGTTTTCCGAACACTACTAAGAAATTACCGAAAGGGTGCTCCCGTGCCGTGCGGGCAAGCCGTACGACTCCGGCGACTCCGAGTGGGTCAAGCAGTGCACCCGGTGCTGCGCGGGTGGGCCGGCGCGCGGCAGTTGAACGGCGGCGGGTATTCTGGTACCTATCGAGTGTGTCGCTGACGAGCGTTGTGCGGCTTGCGGTGGCGGTTCTGGCTGCGGCGCTGCTGATGAGTTGCAACGGAGACGATTCCGGGGCCACGCGGGCCGAGGAGCGGACCGGCGCGGTGGAAGGCAGCGCCGCAACGAACGATGGCACTGCGCAGGCGGCGGCCGCTGCCGATTCCGCGCAGCCGCCCTCCGAGTCCGGGGCGGACCTGGATCCGTGGTACCTCCACCGGCGTGCGGCCCGCCTGCTGCCACACGACTACGAGATCGGGCCATTGCAGGATCTGCTTGCGACCGGGCGTACTGAACGCGAGGTGCTGGACACGCTGCTGTCGTTTCTCGGCTCGCT encodes:
- the mutL gene encoding DNA mismatch repair endonuclease MutL is translated as MPAVAAGGGRQAHAPDAIRVLDADVAARIAAGEVIERPFSIVRELIDNALDAGASEIDVQLDSGGLGQIAVHDNGRGIARSELQRTGLRHATSKISNEHDLLHATTLGFRGEALASIAACARLDVVTRTRTATTAARLVADSRERRISAAAAAPGTRVQVTRLFADMPGRRRFLRRPGTETTLCRRMVLEKALAHPGVTLRLSVDGEADTTLTSAGLRDRVADVLGSPVMPDDLFEARRDYAEFQVAAIGARPELARRDRSRLMVFVNRRRIQQFGLVQALEYGYGAVVPGGRHPVACLFVEIAPHLVDFNVHPAKREARFRNLAPLHQAVVRLVQQAVVRFGHRSPLPAPQGQPESLPLRGHDGRALPGPARPPAVVADPPHPYVGEDPATGAGAGTVRSTGPAPDSAAHVATPGRLGVITPGPAAAADGIALPDRSAGIRYIGQSLGTFLLVEIGRTLYFVDQHAAHERVLYERLRRRSFAIQQLLLPIELDLEPEAADALHEARELLDGVGIVVELEKGRPRRITALAEPLHQLPARWLREYVAGMRGSGADLERAVLADVACKLAVKDGELLDHDAAAAIARESFTIDLQHCPHGRPLWYSVTRDQVSAQVGRQSSR
- a CDS encoding DUF503 domain-containing protein, which gives rise to MRLPAAAGRYRRHHFGSVKAGSPAILAARSCMVVSMLHLTVDLPGVGSLKEKRRAIGSLKERIRHKYRVSIAEVGANDLWNVAEIGCAVVSNSHTFGESVLHKVIGYAEEHLAFPIRSAQVFSEHY